A genomic segment from Luteolibacter ambystomatis encodes:
- a CDS encoding glycoside hydrolase family 31 protein, whose amino-acid sequence MASDEFSGNYMEKHRPSEGWADLFPGTIRTISRPSEGVVDLLTDNQVLLRIQVIEAGMVRFRFSPEGRFESDFSYAVDPDFHPEPPSHEVVEFGDGVAIRTAALSIRVSRNGLKTTISDAKTGKPLCQDDKGFHWQDNKTFGGEVVKMMKTYQPGEHFYGLGDKSCDLNLRGRRFDLWGSDTYAFGPDSDPLYKNIPFYIGMHRGGTYGIFFDNTFRSRFDFGAEQPNRTAFSAEGGEMNYYFFHGETPLDVTRAYTRLTGRPGMPPLWALGYHQCKWSYYPDAVFRAIGKGFRDRQIPCDALYLDIDYMDGYRCFTWDAERFPDPKGMVADLEKDGFKTVVIIDPGLKIDPEYSVWREGIEKDMFCRRQDGNLAKGSVWPGLCHFPDFTRPDVREWWAEQFKELVGDIGVRGVWNDMNEPAVFEDGTFSHDIRHDYDGHPCSHRKAHNVYGMQMVRATQEGLRRFGDGKRTFSITRSAYAGTQRHACAWTGDNVASWEHLHIASLQCQRLAISGMSFIGSDVGGFIETPTPELYLRWVQMAVFHPFFRTHSSGDHGDQEPWSFGEDTTSLVKQAIEMRYRLLPVIYSTFWQYVSDGTPMLRPMPLVAHRDPDAYWRSTEFFFGDHLLVIPMTRESEEGRFLYLPDGDWFSYYDDAKPKSVRKDIWVDCPIDRIPVFVHAGAVLPHWPLQQYVGEIPHPEPELRAWWKNGTETSRWYEDDGDGQAWKEGVYRDSTITLEGSPTSLHLTRQWTGSWTPGYSKIRLVLRGLPKGWEALTVQADGTTIPTAPDEDGNPVAVLPHGFKALMAVWKAGVVPEPAAETETAATV is encoded by the coding sequence ATGGCTTCCGACGAATTCTCCGGCAACTACATGGAAAAGCACCGCCCCTCCGAGGGGTGGGCCGATCTTTTTCCCGGCACGATCCGGACCATCTCCCGACCTTCGGAGGGGGTGGTTGACCTCTTGACGGACAATCAGGTGCTGCTGCGCATCCAAGTGATCGAGGCGGGCATGGTGCGTTTCCGCTTCAGTCCGGAAGGCCGCTTCGAGAGCGATTTCTCCTACGCGGTGGATCCGGATTTTCATCCTGAACCACCCTCGCATGAGGTTGTGGAATTCGGCGACGGAGTGGCAATCCGCACGGCTGCATTATCCATTCGTGTATCTCGCAACGGCCTCAAAACCACTATCTCCGATGCCAAAACCGGAAAACCTCTTTGTCAGGATGACAAGGGGTTCCACTGGCAGGATAACAAGACCTTCGGCGGCGAGGTGGTGAAGATGATGAAAACCTACCAGCCCGGGGAACATTTCTATGGTCTGGGCGACAAGTCCTGCGACCTGAACCTGCGCGGCCGCCGGTTCGACCTGTGGGGCAGCGACACCTACGCCTTCGGCCCGGACAGTGATCCGCTCTACAAGAACATCCCGTTCTACATCGGGATGCACCGCGGCGGCACCTACGGGATCTTTTTCGACAATACCTTCCGCAGCCGCTTCGACTTCGGCGCGGAGCAGCCGAACCGTACCGCCTTCTCCGCCGAGGGTGGGGAAATGAACTACTATTTCTTCCACGGTGAAACGCCTCTGGACGTCACCCGGGCCTACACCCGTCTGACCGGCCGGCCCGGCATGCCGCCGCTGTGGGCGCTCGGCTATCACCAGTGCAAGTGGAGCTACTATCCGGACGCGGTGTTCCGCGCGATCGGCAAGGGCTTCCGCGACCGGCAGATCCCCTGCGACGCGCTCTATCTGGATATCGACTACATGGATGGCTACCGCTGCTTCACCTGGGATGCCGAGCGTTTCCCGGACCCGAAGGGCATGGTCGCCGATCTGGAGAAAGACGGCTTCAAGACCGTGGTCATCATCGACCCCGGCCTGAAGATCGACCCGGAATACTCCGTGTGGCGGGAAGGCATCGAAAAGGACATGTTCTGCCGCCGTCAGGATGGCAATCTGGCCAAGGGCTCGGTGTGGCCGGGTCTGTGCCATTTCCCGGACTTCACCCGCCCGGACGTGCGCGAGTGGTGGGCGGAGCAGTTCAAGGAACTGGTCGGGGACATCGGCGTGCGCGGCGTGTGGAATGACATGAACGAGCCCGCGGTCTTCGAAGACGGCACCTTCTCCCACGATATTCGCCACGATTACGACGGCCACCCCTGCTCGCACCGCAAGGCCCACAACGTCTACGGCATGCAGATGGTCCGCGCCACGCAGGAAGGCCTGCGCCGCTTCGGCGATGGCAAGCGCACCTTTTCCATCACCCGCTCCGCCTACGCCGGCACCCAGCGCCACGCCTGCGCGTGGACCGGGGACAATGTCGCCTCGTGGGAGCACCTCCACATCGCCAGCCTGCAATGCCAGCGCCTGGCCATCTCCGGCATGTCGTTCATCGGCTCGGATGTCGGCGGCTTCATCGAGACCCCCACGCCGGAGCTTTACCTCCGCTGGGTGCAGATGGCGGTCTTCCATCCGTTCTTCCGCACCCACTCCTCCGGCGACCACGGCGATCAGGAGCCATGGTCGTTCGGTGAGGACACGACCAGCCTGGTCAAGCAGGCCATCGAAATGCGCTACCGCCTGCTGCCGGTGATCTACAGCACCTTCTGGCAATACGTGTCCGACGGCACCCCGATGCTGCGGCCGATGCCGCTGGTGGCCCACCGCGATCCGGACGCCTACTGGCGCAGCACCGAGTTTTTCTTCGGAGATCACCTGCTGGTCATCCCCATGACCCGCGAGAGCGAGGAAGGCCGCTTCCTCTACCTTCCGGACGGCGACTGGTTCTCCTACTACGACGACGCCAAGCCGAAGTCCGTCCGCAAGGACATCTGGGTCGATTGCCCGATCGACCGCATCCCGGTCTTCGTCCACGCCGGCGCGGTCCTGCCGCATTGGCCGCTCCAGCAATACGTGGGCGAGATCCCCCACCCCGAGCCGGAGCTGCGGGCATGGTGGAAAAACGGCACCGAGACCAGCCGCTGGTACGAGGACGATGGCGATGGCCAGGCGTGGAAGGAAGGCGTTTACCGTGACTCCACCATCACCCTGGAAGGCTCGCCCACCAGCCTGCACTTGACCCGCCAGTGGACCGGCTCGTGGACGCCCGGATACTCGAAAATCCGTCTCGTGCTCCGCGGCCTGCCGAAAGGCTGGGAGGCCCTCACCGTCCAGGCGGACGGCACCACCATCCCCACCGCACCCGATGAAGACGGCAATCCGGTCGCGGTTCTGCCGCATGGATTCAAGGCCCTCATGGCCGTCTGGAAGGCTGGCGTGGTCCCCGAACCGGCGGCAGAAACGGAAACCGCCGCAACCGTCTGA
- a CDS encoding glycoside hydrolase family 57 protein has product MPDVCLYFQVHQPNRLIPYDFFRIGEHAFYEDDLLNARILSKVAEKCYLPANRMFKRLIEENEGRFRMALSISGTVIEQMQHHRPDVLESFQELVATGGVELLAETYYHSLAIVHSRKEFERQVEKHLELLEEVFSVRPRVFRNTELIYNNAIAAQAETMGFDGILGEGVEWVLNGQSPNYLYRAPHVTRLKTLLRNPGLSDDLGFRFSDKNWTEYPLSPESFASWLAKSKGDVVNLFMDYETIGEHQWEDTGIFDFWEKLPETLLDLGGQWITPSEAVDLHRASREYDCHWPTSWADAERDLTAWMGNVMQQEAIAKIHRLEEEVLAAKDADLSHVWAKLQTSDHFYWMSTKGGTDGGVHSYFSPYGGPYDGYIYFMNALADLQIRLKRLKEMDGSKPAVILSPGS; this is encoded by the coding sequence ATGCCCGACGTTTGCCTCTACTTCCAGGTTCACCAACCGAACCGGCTCATTCCGTACGATTTCTTCCGGATCGGCGAGCACGCCTTCTATGAGGACGATCTGCTCAATGCCCGCATTCTCTCGAAGGTGGCGGAAAAGTGCTACCTGCCCGCGAACCGCATGTTCAAGCGCCTCATCGAGGAGAACGAGGGCCGGTTCCGCATGGCGCTGTCAATCAGTGGCACGGTGATCGAGCAGATGCAGCACCATCGCCCGGACGTCCTCGAGTCCTTCCAGGAGCTCGTGGCCACCGGCGGTGTGGAGCTGCTGGCGGAGACCTATTACCACTCGCTGGCCATCGTCCACTCGCGCAAGGAATTCGAGCGCCAGGTGGAGAAGCATCTCGAATTGCTGGAAGAGGTGTTCTCCGTGCGCCCGCGCGTGTTCCGGAATACCGAGCTCATCTACAACAATGCCATCGCCGCGCAGGCGGAGACGATGGGCTTCGATGGCATCCTCGGCGAGGGTGTGGAATGGGTGCTCAACGGCCAGTCTCCGAACTACCTCTACCGTGCGCCCCACGTCACGCGGCTCAAGACACTGCTGCGGAATCCCGGGCTCTCCGATGACCTCGGTTTCCGGTTCTCCGACAAGAACTGGACCGAATACCCGCTTTCTCCGGAGAGCTTCGCGAGCTGGCTGGCGAAGTCGAAGGGCGATGTCGTGAACTTGTTCATGGATTATGAGACCATTGGCGAGCACCAGTGGGAGGACACCGGCATTTTCGATTTCTGGGAAAAACTTCCCGAGACGCTGCTGGATCTCGGCGGCCAGTGGATCACGCCTTCCGAGGCGGTCGATCTGCACCGCGCGTCCCGCGAGTATGACTGCCATTGGCCGACTTCGTGGGCGGATGCCGAGCGCGACCTCACCGCATGGATGGGGAACGTGATGCAGCAGGAGGCGATCGCGAAGATCCACCGTCTGGAGGAAGAGGTGCTGGCGGCGAAGGATGCGGATCTTTCCCACGTCTGGGCGAAGCTCCAGACTTCCGACCACTTCTACTGGATGTCCACCAAGGGCGGCACCGATGGCGGGGTTCACTCGTATTTCTCGCCCTACGGCGGTCCGTATGATGGATACATTTATTTCATGAATGCCCTCGCCGATCTCCAGATCCGGCTGAAGCGGTTGAAGGAAATGGACGGCTCCAAACCAGCCGTCATCCTCTCGCCTGGATCATGA
- a CDS encoding cytochrome b562, which translates to MKLHAICATIAAAVLSLHTARAEEKPETELGKQMEAANDALKAMKKETDPVKGAALARQVEAALVKSLSEVPSTLEKTPEPEKSKALANYRTLIAKTYVTVSQIEEAYLANDLEKVKTLSEALRPDKKEGHEKYKPKDEH; encoded by the coding sequence ATGAAACTCCACGCGATCTGCGCAACCATCGCTGCCGCCGTTCTGTCCCTCCACACCGCCCGAGCCGAAGAAAAGCCCGAAACCGAGCTCGGCAAGCAGATGGAGGCCGCCAACGACGCCCTCAAGGCCATGAAGAAGGAGACCGACCCGGTCAAGGGTGCGGCTCTCGCCCGTCAGGTCGAAGCCGCTCTGGTCAAGAGCCTGTCCGAAGTCCCCTCCACCCTTGAGAAAACTCCGGAGCCGGAGAAGTCCAAGGCGCTCGCCAACTACCGCACCCTCATCGCCAAGACCTACGTCACCGTCAGCCAGATCGAGGAAGCCTACCTCGCCAACGATCTGGAGAAGGTGAAGACGCTTTCCGAAGCCCTCCGCCCGGACAAGAAGGAAGGCCACGAGAAATACAAGCCGAAGGACGAACATTGA
- a CDS encoding PEP-CTERM sorting domain-containing protein, whose amino-acid sequence MKILAPLFLALVAPAGAAVLISTTFTGVTSPSSSVLNNISWTGDSHLGGASSTTVSGAPNYFATPLSNGRVVPNVNVQNATGTAPFAVWTMDFTVNYTLSNAGDSLTLATVDLTGFAYNSGAVIQTAARTTAFSASILNSSLTTTFATGSLQQSIAANAANGAAFSIILAGDTSLDATDLGGTTGSFVLRISGVKPTVTEGGSYDGIDNLALNGSYVAVPEPSAALLGAFGVIGLLRRRR is encoded by the coding sequence ATGAAAATCCTCGCCCCCTTGTTTCTCGCCCTCGTGGCTCCGGCCGGAGCCGCGGTATTGATCAGCACCACCTTCACCGGTGTCACCAGTCCCAGCAGTTCCGTTCTGAACAACATCTCCTGGACCGGTGATTCCCACCTCGGTGGAGCGTCCTCCACCACCGTGTCCGGTGCCCCCAATTATTTTGCCACACCGCTTTCCAACGGCCGGGTGGTGCCGAACGTCAATGTCCAGAATGCCACCGGCACCGCCCCCTTCGCGGTGTGGACCATGGATTTCACGGTCAACTACACTCTCAGCAATGCGGGAGATTCGTTGACGCTGGCGACGGTCGATCTGACCGGGTTCGCCTATAATTCCGGGGCAGTCATTCAGACGGCCGCACGGACCACCGCCTTCTCCGCGAGCATTCTGAATTCCTCGCTGACCACGACTTTCGCCACCGGCTCGCTGCAGCAATCCATCGCGGCGAATGCAGCCAATGGCGCGGCGTTTTCGATCATCCTTGCCGGGGATACGTCGCTGGATGCCACGGATCTCGGCGGCACCACCGGCTCCTTCGTGCTGCGCATCTCGGGCGTCAAACCGACGGTGACGGAAGGCGGTTCCTATGATGGGATCGACAACCTGGCCCTCAATGGCAGCTACGTCGCCGTTCCCGAGCCATCCGCTGCGTTGCTGGGAGCATTCGGGGTCATCGGCTTGCTGCGCCGCCGCCGCTGA
- a CDS encoding glycosyltransferase, whose protein sequence is MKRLRVLKLGWEFPPLINGGLGIACLGLSRALSKHVDLRVVVPRTAPEDHFDGFTLTGLNNLRVEDLQSVEGRYRYESFAKVQRVPVHLDPYEDGETTLETLEHIPGGEIRFSQTTRRQLEQFKMGELYGEDLGNKVIEFSKIAAKLALQDTFDVVHAHDWMTFLAGVEVKKATGKPLVIHVHASQYDRAGADARGWIYDIEKYGMEEADRIIPVSNYTGQVVTGHYGIDPSKVRAVHNGADPVEVFSTHKKFPEKLVLFLGRLTAQKGPEFFLEIAAKVLAVNKDVRFVVAGTGEKLRPLIETGAFHGLGGHFHFTGFLNKEKVNELLSMTDVYCMPSVSEPFGLSALEAAQFGIPAVISKQSGVAEVLKGALKADFWDVDLMAKHIIDLITDDELREKVVEQAKRDIEASTWDAAAEKVVDIYRELVP, encoded by the coding sequence ATGAAGCGGTTGCGTGTTTTGAAGTTGGGTTGGGAATTTCCTCCATTGATCAACGGAGGGTTGGGGATCGCTTGTCTCGGGCTGTCGAGGGCGCTTTCCAAGCATGTGGACCTCCGGGTGGTGGTGCCTCGCACGGCGCCGGAAGACCACTTCGACGGGTTTACGCTGACCGGCTTGAACAACCTCCGCGTGGAGGACTTGCAGTCGGTGGAAGGCCGCTACCGGTACGAGAGTTTCGCGAAGGTGCAACGCGTGCCGGTCCACCTCGATCCGTATGAGGACGGCGAGACAACGCTGGAAACCCTGGAGCACATCCCGGGCGGGGAGATCCGTTTCTCCCAGACCACCCGCCGCCAGCTTGAGCAATTCAAGATGGGGGAGTTATACGGGGAAGATTTGGGTAACAAGGTGATCGAGTTTTCAAAAATCGCCGCGAAGCTCGCTCTTCAAGATACGTTCGACGTGGTTCATGCCCATGACTGGATGACATTTCTCGCCGGGGTGGAGGTGAAGAAGGCGACCGGCAAGCCGCTGGTCATCCACGTCCACGCCTCCCAATACGACCGCGCCGGTGCCGACGCCCGCGGCTGGATCTACGACATCGAGAAATACGGCATGGAGGAGGCCGACCGGATCATCCCGGTCAGCAACTACACCGGTCAGGTCGTAACCGGCCACTACGGTATCGATCCCTCCAAGGTGCGCGCCGTCCACAATGGCGCGGATCCCGTCGAGGTCTTTTCCACCCACAAGAAATTCCCGGAAAAGCTGGTGCTTTTCCTCGGCCGCCTCACCGCGCAGAAGGGCCCGGAGTTCTTCCTCGAAATCGCCGCCAAGGTGCTGGCTGTGAACAAGGACGTGCGCTTTGTGGTTGCGGGCACCGGTGAAAAGCTGCGCCCGCTGATCGAAACCGGAGCCTTCCATGGTCTCGGTGGCCACTTCCACTTCACCGGCTTCCTGAACAAGGAGAAGGTGAACGAACTGCTCTCGATGACGGATGTCTATTGCATGCCGTCCGTGTCCGAGCCCTTCGGCCTCTCCGCTCTGGAAGCGGCCCAGTTCGGCATTCCCGCGGTCATTTCGAAGCAGTCCGGCGTCGCCGAAGTGCTGAAAGGCGCGCTGAAGGCCGACTTCTGGGACGTGGACCTGATGGCGAAGCACATTATCGACCTGATCACGGATGACGAACTCCGCGAAAAGGTCGTCGAACAGGCGAAGCGCGACATCGAGGCCTCCACCTGGGATGCCGCTGCCGAGAAAGTTGTCGATATCTACCGGGAACTCGTTCCTTGA
- a CDS encoding L,D-transpeptidase, with the protein MNPAKFLTTAAAALAVVFLSSCANQASKTQQPTTDASGKWVNPNKPGTYEYFQAELKNPNTKDAWKGVWKNEEVLSRTNDSNSRVLISLSKQRGYLMNGEDVAIDYPVCSGIPSRPTPPGSYNILEKVVDKRSNRYGKILDAAGEVTNGNADVQLDAIPEGGRFEGAEMRYWMRLTWDGVGHHIGPVRRRPASHACVRGPSAVMPIVYSKVKVGTSVKVED; encoded by the coding sequence ATGAATCCAGCCAAATTCCTCACGACCGCCGCCGCAGCCCTGGCCGTCGTGTTTCTCTCCAGTTGTGCCAACCAGGCCTCCAAAACCCAGCAGCCCACGACCGATGCCTCAGGCAAGTGGGTGAACCCCAACAAGCCGGGAACCTACGAATACTTCCAGGCGGAGCTGAAAAACCCGAACACCAAGGACGCGTGGAAGGGCGTGTGGAAGAACGAGGAAGTGCTCTCCCGCACCAATGACTCCAATTCCCGCGTCCTCATCTCGCTGTCGAAGCAGCGCGGCTACCTCATGAACGGTGAAGACGTGGCGATCGACTATCCGGTCTGCTCCGGCATCCCGAGCCGCCCCACACCTCCGGGAAGCTACAATATCCTGGAGAAGGTCGTGGACAAGCGCTCCAACCGCTACGGCAAGATTCTCGACGCCGCCGGTGAAGTGACCAATGGCAATGCCGATGTGCAACTCGATGCGATCCCGGAAGGCGGCCGCTTCGAAGGCGCGGAAATGCGCTACTGGATGCGCCTGACCTGGGATGGCGTGGGCCACCACATCGGTCCGGTCCGCCGCCGCCCCGCCTCCCACGCCTGCGTGCGCGGCCCCAGCGCGGTGATGCCGATCGTCTATTCGAAGGTGAAGGTCGGCACCTCGGTGAAGGTCGAGGACTGA
- the mutS gene encoding DNA mismatch repair protein MutS: MSGDSLTPMMAQYQAMRRTLPADVLLMYRLGDFYEMFFEDAKVAAPILNVALTKRHTTPMCGVPYHAAEGYMARLLKAGKRVAIAEQTSDPKPGKLVEREITRILTAGSIDNLSLLDDQRPNYLAAVFRQGKKSGLACVDHTTGEFTLAEFDDGGQLADELARIQASELLIPDHQLSEFPGLANSLPYDGYAFLPDHAGQFLRDHFNVHSLDGYGCSGLHAATGAAGAVLHYLIHQLRRSCDHIRNLRVRESACHVLIDAASQRNLDLVESRSGKAHTLLGSLDRTATPMGARLLRDWILHPLRERETLMARQDCIAAFLAEPYLLSKCRESLKGIRDIERTTGRLAQGSGNARDLSALGVSLGHVPALREDVSNLSQPQLASRLHDFTDLTRLLETALAEEPPANLKEGGMIRDGWSPELDELRAISRDGKGFIARMQEEERQRTGIDSLKIKFNNVFGYFIEITTTHLAKVPDDYTRKQTMANAERYITPGLKDMEHKVLGSEERSKQLEYELFLDLRKQVVTHLDALQQTAAAIGEIDVLCALAETAQLHRHCRPVLEESGRLVIVNGRHPVLDQTLQGEKFVPNDTTMEPEDSRLQILTGPNMAGKSTYIRQVALIAVMAQIGAYVPAESAVVGLVDRVFCRVGASDDLSRGQSTFMVEMNETALILNHATERSLVILDEIGRGTATFDGLSIAWAVAEHLHDITGCRTLFATHYHELTDLEATRPAVANFNVAVREWNDEIIFLRKILPGAADKSYGIQVARLAGLPKPVLERAKAILSHLELHSVKPEAKARGPKAKNTRQTTDMPSANPPQMDLFGQF, translated from the coding sequence ATGTCCGGCGACTCCCTTACTCCGATGATGGCCCAGTACCAGGCCATGCGGCGCACCCTGCCGGCGGATGTCCTGCTGATGTACCGCCTCGGGGATTTCTACGAGATGTTCTTCGAGGACGCCAAGGTCGCCGCGCCGATCCTGAACGTCGCCCTGACCAAGCGCCACACCACGCCGATGTGCGGCGTGCCCTACCACGCGGCGGAGGGCTACATGGCCCGCCTGCTGAAGGCCGGGAAGCGTGTCGCCATCGCCGAACAGACCTCCGATCCGAAGCCCGGCAAGCTGGTCGAGCGCGAGATCACCCGCATCCTCACCGCCGGCTCGATCGACAATCTCAGCCTGCTGGACGACCAGCGGCCGAACTATCTCGCCGCCGTTTTCCGCCAAGGGAAAAAATCCGGCCTCGCCTGCGTGGACCACACCACCGGGGAATTCACCCTCGCCGAGTTCGATGACGGCGGCCAGCTCGCCGATGAACTGGCGCGCATCCAGGCGTCCGAACTGCTGATCCCGGACCACCAGCTTTCCGAATTCCCCGGCCTGGCGAACTCGCTGCCCTATGACGGCTACGCCTTCCTGCCGGATCACGCCGGGCAGTTCCTGCGCGATCATTTCAACGTCCACTCGCTGGACGGTTACGGTTGCTCCGGCCTTCATGCCGCCACCGGTGCGGCGGGCGCGGTGCTGCACTACCTGATCCACCAGCTCCGCCGCTCCTGCGACCACATCCGCAACCTGCGGGTGCGCGAGTCCGCGTGCCACGTGTTGATCGATGCCGCCTCGCAGCGGAACCTCGACCTGGTGGAATCCCGCTCCGGCAAGGCGCACACGCTGCTCGGTTCGCTCGACCGCACCGCCACGCCGATGGGCGCGCGCCTGCTGCGCGACTGGATCCTTCACCCGCTGCGCGAGCGTGAGACGCTGATGGCGCGCCAGGACTGCATCGCCGCGTTTCTGGCAGAGCCCTACCTGCTCTCGAAGTGCCGCGAATCGCTCAAGGGCATCCGCGACATCGAGCGCACCACCGGCCGCCTCGCCCAAGGGTCCGGCAATGCCCGCGATCTCTCCGCACTCGGCGTTTCACTCGGCCATGTGCCCGCGCTGCGGGAGGATGTTTCGAATCTCTCCCAGCCGCAGCTCGCCAGCCGTCTGCACGATTTCACCGATCTCACGCGGCTGTTGGAAACCGCTCTGGCGGAGGAACCGCCCGCCAATCTCAAGGAAGGTGGCATGATCCGCGATGGCTGGTCGCCGGAACTCGATGAACTGCGCGCGATCTCACGCGACGGCAAGGGCTTCATCGCCCGGATGCAAGAGGAGGAGCGCCAGCGCACGGGAATCGATTCGCTGAAGATCAAGTTCAACAACGTCTTCGGCTACTTCATCGAGATCACCACCACCCACCTCGCGAAGGTTCCGGACGACTACACCCGCAAGCAGACCATGGCCAATGCCGAGCGTTACATCACGCCCGGCCTGAAGGACATGGAGCACAAGGTGCTCGGCTCCGAGGAACGCTCGAAGCAGCTCGAATACGAACTCTTCCTCGATCTGCGGAAACAGGTCGTCACCCACCTCGACGCGCTCCAGCAGACCGCCGCTGCGATCGGTGAGATCGACGTGCTCTGTGCGCTCGCGGAAACGGCGCAGCTCCACCGCCACTGCCGCCCGGTGCTGGAGGAATCCGGTCGCCTCGTGATCGTCAATGGCCGCCACCCGGTGCTCGACCAAACCTTGCAGGGCGAGAAATTCGTTCCGAACGACACCACCATGGAGCCGGAGGATTCCCGCCTCCAGATCCTCACCGGCCCGAACATGGCCGGTAAATCCACCTACATCCGCCAGGTCGCGCTCATCGCGGTGATGGCGCAGATCGGCGCGTATGTGCCCGCGGAAAGCGCGGTGGTCGGCCTGGTGGACCGCGTGTTCTGCCGTGTCGGCGCGTCCGATGATCTCTCCCGCGGCCAATCGACCTTCATGGTCGAGATGAACGAGACCGCACTCATTCTCAACCACGCCACCGAACGCTCGTTGGTGATCCTGGATGAGATCGGCCGTGGCACCGCCACCTTCGATGGTCTCTCGATCGCCTGGGCGGTGGCGGAGCACCTGCACGACATCACCGGCTGCCGCACGCTCTTCGCCACGCACTACCACGAACTCACCGATCTGGAAGCGACGCGTCCGGCGGTGGCGAACTTCAACGTGGCCGTGCGCGAGTGGAATGATGAGATCATCTTCCTGCGCAAGATCCTGCCCGGAGCCGCAGACAAGAGTTATGGCATCCAGGTCGCGCGGCTTGCGGGCCTGCCGAAGCCGGTGCTGGAACGCGCCAAGGCGATTCTTTCCCACCTCGAGCTCCACTCGGTGAAGCCGGAAGCCAAGGCCCGCGGCCCGAAGGCGAAGAACACCCGCCAGACCACCGACATGCCTTCGGCGAATCCGCCGCAGATGGATTTGTTCGGGCAGTTCTGA